CTTTCTCTATCATCAATAAGAATAGATAGTTTTCCACTTGCAAATTCAATATCTGTATTGTTTCCAGTTAATTGATTTATTTTACCAGCATAAGCGGTTGCACAAGCTGCCGTACCACAAGCTTTAGTGAGACCCGCTCCTCTTTCCCAAACATTAACTTTTATATGATCTTTATTAATTTTTTGAGCAATAGTAACATTACATTTTTCTGGAAATAGTTCAGAGTTTTCAATTATTGGACCAATCTTTTTAATTTCAAATTTTGAAATATCTTCAACAAAAAAAATTACATGTGGATTTCCAACATTAACCGCAGTACCGCCTATGAAATCATTTCCATTTTTATCTGATATTTTTATCTGCAAGTTTTTGCTGTTCATATCTTTTGACAAGGGAATTTCATTCCATTTAAGCTTAGGTATACCTATTTCAGTACTCACAAGTTGATCTCCCAAAATTTTTGAAATTAATTCACCTGAAGATGTTGTTAGAACAATTGTTTCTTTTTTATTTTCTTTATTCAAAAATTCAGCAATACATCTTGTCCCGTTACCACAAGCTCCAGAAATACTTCCATCAGAGTTATAGAAAATTAGTGATGCATCGGTGTTTTGATTTTTTTTTAATATAATAAGTTGATCACAGCCAATATATTCACGATCACAAATTTTAGTTATTTGATCATTAGAAAGTTCAATTTCCTCTGATCTAGCGTCTATAATTACAAAATCATTACCTAAACCATCCATTTTGTAAGCTTTAATGTTCATATATCTTATTTAACTTATTTATTGACTTTTTGAACCTCTATTATAATTTGCAGCAGTTTCCGCAAAAACGTTAAATTTGCGGTGTCTTTGGAAACAAAGAGATCGACACTAGTCAGCGAGGGTTCGCCCACTAGTGCGATTACTGCTGTGCGTTATAAATATGTTTGAAAACTTAACAAATAAATTTGAAGAAATTTTTTCTTCACTAAAAAAAGCTCCTTCACTTGATGAGAAACAAGTAGATGAAGGATTAAGAAGTATTAGGCAAGCCTTATTAGAGGCTGATGTTTCTTTAGAAGTTGCAAAACAATTTGTAGAAACCGTCAAACCTAAAGCACTAGGTCAAGAAATTATAAGATCTACATCTCCTGGAGATATGGTTGTTAAGATTGTTTATGACGAATTGGTAAGCTTTCTTGGAGATAGTAACCAAGATCTAAATTTAAGCGCGGTTCCACCAGTGCCTATGATGTTAGTTGGTCTACAAGGATCAGGTAAAACAACGACTACAGCAAAATTAGCAAAATTTATTGAGTTAGATAAGAAGAAAAAAGTAATGATGGTCAGTTTAGATATCTACAGACCAGCCGCTCAAGAACAATTGAAAACTCTTGGAGAACAAAACAATATATTAACTTTACCAATAATTGAGGGTCAACAACCAGCTGATATTTGCAGAAGAGCTATTAGTGCAGCAAACCTTAATGGGGCTGAAGTTATTTTATTTGATACCGCTGGAAGAACTCAAATAGATCTTCAAATGATGAGTGAGATAAAACAAATTGAAAGTATTATAAATCCAACTGAAACTATTTTAGTTGCAGATTCACTAACTGGTCAAGTTGCAGCCTCAGTGGCAAAAGAATTTAAGAATACAGTAAATCTTTCTGGAATAATATTGACCAGAGCTGATGGTGATGCAAGAGGTGGTGCTGCTGTTAGTATGAAATTCGTATCTCAGGTTCCAATAAAGTTTTTAGGTATTGGAGAAAAGATAGATAATTTTGAAGCATTTCATCCTGATCGTATAGCAAATAGAATTTTAGGCATGGGAGATATTGTTTCTCTTGTAGAGAAAGCTGCTCAAGATCTAGGTGAAGAAAATATCAAAAAGGCTGAAGAAAATTTAAAAAAAGGCCAATTCTCAATGGAAGATTATTTATCACAATTAAGACAAATGAAAAAAATGGGAGGCATTGAAGGAATAATGTCTTTTATGCCTGGAGTATCCAAAATGAAATCACAAATGGATGCTGCTGGTGTAGATGAAAGTATTATAACTAAGAATGAAGCTATAATTTTGTCTATGACAAAAAAAGAAAGAGAGAATCCAAAAATTATCAATGGTTCTCGAAAAAAAAGAATTGCTAATGGTTCTGGAACTGATCCTGCCACTATCAATAAATTGCTTAAGCAATTTAAAATGATGTCTGAAATGATGAAAAAGATGTCTAAAGGAAATCTGAAAGGAATGTCTGATAAAGGTATTCCACCAGAACTATTTAATCAATTAAAACAATAAAGGAGAATAAATGTTAAAAATTAGATTATCTAGAGGCGGAACTAAAAAAAGACCTGTTTACAAAGTTGTTGTTGCAGACAGTCGTTTCGCAAGAGATGGAAGATTTATTGAAAAAGTAGGATTTTTTAATCCTCTTCTTCCAAAAGAAAAAAAAGAAAGAATTGGTTTAGAGGCCGAAAGAATTAAGTATTGGCTTGGACAAGGTGCTCAACCAACTACTAGAGTTGCAAGAATTTTAGGTGAAAATGAGTTAATGCCTATGCCTGCAAATGGAAACAATCCTCAAAAAGCTGTTCCAAAGAAAGACAGAAAAAAAGAAGGCGAGTCATCAGAAGCTCCTAAAGCAGATGCAGCTCCAGCGGAGGAAAAAAAATAA
The DNA window shown above is from alpha proteobacterium HIMB5 and carries:
- a CDS encoding diaminopimelate epimerase (PFAM: Diaminopimelate epimerase~TIGRFAM: diaminopimelate epimerase), which encodes MNIKAYKMDGLGNDFVIIDARSEEIELSNDQITKICDREYIGCDQLIILKKNQNTDASLIFYNSDGSISGACGNGTRCIAEFLNKENKKETIVLTTSSGELISKILGDQLVSTEIGIPKLKWNEIPLSKDMNSKNLQIKISDKNGNDFIGGTAVNVGNPHVIFFVEDISKFEIKKIGPIIENSELFPEKCNVTIAQKINKDHIKVNVWERGAGLTKACGTAACATAYAGKINQLTGNNTDIEFASGKLSILIDDRESIHMKGPVSDIKEINIKI
- a CDS encoding Ribosomal protein S16 (PFAM: Ribosomal protein S16~TIGRFAM: ribosomal protein S16~IMG reference gene:2504108224_SP), translated to MLKIRLSRGGTKKRPVYKVVVADSRFARDGRFIEKVGFFNPLLPKEKKERIGLEAERIKYWLGQGAQPTTRVARILGENELMPMPANGNNPQKAVPKKDRKKEGESSEAPKADAAPAEEKK
- a CDS encoding signal recognition particle subunit FFH/SRP54 (srp54) (PFAM: SRP54-type protein, GTPase domain; SRP54-type protein, helical bundle domain; Signal peptide binding domain~TIGRFAM: signal recognition particle protein), whose translation is MFENLTNKFEEIFSSLKKAPSLDEKQVDEGLRSIRQALLEADVSLEVAKQFVETVKPKALGQEIIRSTSPGDMVVKIVYDELVSFLGDSNQDLNLSAVPPVPMMLVGLQGSGKTTTTAKLAKFIELDKKKKVMMVSLDIYRPAAQEQLKTLGEQNNILTLPIIEGQQPADICRRAISAANLNGAEVILFDTAGRTQIDLQMMSEIKQIESIINPTETILVADSLTGQVAASVAKEFKNTVNLSGIILTRADGDARGGAAVSMKFVSQVPIKFLGIGEKIDNFEAFHPDRIANRILGMGDIVSLVEKAAQDLGEENIKKAEENLKKGQFSMEDYLSQLRQMKKMGGIEGIMSFMPGVSKMKSQMDAAGVDESIITKNEAIILSMTKKERENPKIINGSRKKRIANGSGTDPATINKLLKQFKMMSEMMKKMSKGNLKGMSDKGIPPELFNQLKQ